A segment of the Brevibacterium zhoupengii genome:
GCTCCGAGATGCAACTCCGCGGGCTCAATCGGGTCATGGTGCGCCTCGGCGTGTGGCTGATCGCAGCAGGCCGCAGGCACGCGCTTCGCCCGGCAGCCCGGGCGGATGAGATCGCCCGCAGGCTCGATGATGCGAAGGCCCACAATATGAGGCACTTCAGCGGCCTCCCGTACTGAACTCAGGCTCCTGAACTCACGCTTCCACCTCGGTGGCGGTGGACGTTTCGTCTCCCTTCGGAGTTGCCACGATGAGGGTGATGACGATGATGATCATGAAGAAGGTCGTGAGGAACGTCGGAACCGGGATGATCGGGTCACAGAGCACGAGGACGGCGCACACCGGGATGACCGTGTTGACGACCCCTCCGGCGTTGGCCCTGATCGCCAGCAGCCACACGCCGAGGACGAAGACCGCGACCGGCACGGACACCGTGAAGGTTGCGAGCACCGGGTCAAGAGCGCTGTTGCCCAGCTGCGAATCGACTTCGATGCCCACCCCAGCCGAGAATGCTCCGGCGGCAGCGAAGATGACGTAGTGGCCGTAGCCGTAGGTGAGCGAACCGCCGAAGCTGCCGATCGCGCGGTGGTGAGGTGGCCAGAAGTAGATCCACCACATCGACGCGGTCACAAGCAGGCTGAGGATGCCCAGAGACACCAGCGAGACGAGGTCATCGCTGTCCTCGAACGCTCCAAACACCGCATTCGCCGAGGCCAGCATGGACTCGCCGAGGACGATGATCGTGAAGCAGCCATAGCGTTCGGTGATGTGCTCCGGATGCCAGGGTGTCGTCCCCCGCGCTTCCGCGATGACGGGAATGGCCACCTCGGCGAGGACGAGAATGAGGAACCCGGCCAATGAGATCGCCGGATCATCAATGCTCATCCACGCCACCCACAGCACCTGCACGATGCCGATTCCGCAGGCGTAGGTCAGCGTCGCCGCTCGCGCCTTGCCTGCATGGCGTGCCGCGCGCAGCCACTGTGCGATCATGACAACTCGCATGAGGACGTAGCCGAGGACGAGGATGAGGAAGTTCTCGTCGGCAAAGACCGGTCCGATGCCCGCGGCCAGGATGAGCACCCCGCCCATCTGCACGATCGTCATCACCCGGTAGAGCCAGTCGTCGGTATCGAACGAGGTCGCGAACCACGTGAAGTTCATCCACGCCCACCAGATCGCGAAGAAGATCATGAGGTACTTGCCCAGACCGTCGCCGAGGTGGCCGGCAGTGACCGTGTCATGGAGATTGGACGCGGCGATGGACACCGCGATGACGAACACGAGGTCGAAGAAGAGCTCGAGCGAACTGGCCGCACGAGAGTCCTCACCGGGGTCTCGGGGGCGCATCGGGGTCAGCCGAAATCTGTTCGGCTGCACCGCTGAGTTGTTCACATCGATCACCTTCGCAGAGTGCCGTGGGCGGGACGGGTCTTCGCTGGCAACAGTGTAGACCTCCCTCCGGCAACCTCCCCTGCCACGGTTGGGTCCGTCGCGCGCCGCCGCTGGGTTCGTCGCGCAGCACTCACGGGCAGATCGGTGCGCAGATCCGTCCAGCGGAGCGCGCGTTTAGACTGGCCAGGTGCTCAAACCCATCATGTGGCCGGTCCTCGCACCGTCGCTCCTCTTCGCCGTCGGATTGGGCGCGATCCTTCCGGTCATGGTCCTCGGAGCGCTCAACCTGGGGTCAAGCTCGTCCTTCGCCGCCGCTATCGTCGGCATCATGGGGGCAGTCTCCCTTGCCGCAACGGTGCCGGCGGGGATTCTCGTCGACCGTCTCGGCGATTTCCGGGCCATGCTCGTGGCCACGGTCGTCGCGGTCGTGGTCCTCGGTGGGATCGTCGCCGCGTTCCTCTGGGACTCCCCCGCCTCGCTGATCCTCTACACGGTCGCGCTCATGCTCTTCGCGCCGGTCTCCGATGTGTGGAATCTGGCCCGGCAAGCCGTCGTCGCCGAGGTGATGCCGCCGCAGGACCTCTCGAGGGCTATGACCGCGCTGGGCGGCACACAGCGGGTGGGAAATCTCATCGGACCGATCGTCGGAGCCGGCCTCATGCTCGTCTTTCCGCTCTGGTCGGTCTTTGCGTTCTCCGGCGTCGTCTCGGTCGCAGCCATCGTCATCATGGCTCTGCCCATCGCCCAGATTCCCGGGTATTCGGATCGTGGGAGCCCGCTTCCTCCGCATACTTCGAACGC
Coding sequences within it:
- a CDS encoding low temperature requirement protein A, which gives rise to MNNSAVQPNRFRLTPMRPRDPGEDSRAASSLELFFDLVFVIAVSIAASNLHDTVTAGHLGDGLGKYLMIFFAIWWAWMNFTWFATSFDTDDWLYRVMTIVQMGGVLILAAGIGPVFADENFLILVLGYVLMRVVMIAQWLRAARHAGKARAATLTYACGIGIVQVLWVAWMSIDDPAISLAGFLILVLAEVAIPVIAEARGTTPWHPEHITERYGCFTIIVLGESMLASANAVFGAFEDSDDLVSLVSLGILSLLVTASMWWIYFWPPHHRAIGSFGGSLTYGYGHYVIFAAAGAFSAGVGIEVDSQLGNSALDPVLATFTVSVPVAVFVLGVWLLAIRANAGGVVNTVIPVCAVLVLCDPIIPVPTFLTTFFMIIIVITLIVATPKGDETSTATEVEA